A single genomic interval of Penaeus vannamei isolate JL-2024 chromosome 21, ASM4276789v1, whole genome shotgun sequence harbors:
- the LOC113827387 gene encoding ras-related and estrogen-regulated growth inhibitor-like protein, giving the protein MRTEERNMCPIRIAVLGTSQVGKSALTVRYLTKRFIGEYRSDTDMLYKCVLQVDGTPQPVEIMDTSASCDESSDAHLQWAEAFVVVYSVTDKESYRWAASTVQELSERRAASCVLMLGNKSDLHHLREVEEVEAKSLSLTHGARFFEVSTAESCVPLTGVLDHFLKEVKMQRTIASGSNINNGSPKQRKLSVTRMLGSLIGRHSPPPQPITELIILDKEERSKLVRCSRQI; this is encoded by the exons ATGCGAACAGAAGAGAGGAACATGTGCCCAATTCGCATTGCTGTCCTAGGAACCAGTCAGGTTGGCAAGTCTGCCCTGACCGTTCGGTACCTTACCAAGAGGTTCATCGGAGAATATCGGTCTGATACAG ATATGCTGTACAAGTGCGTCCTGCAGGTGGACGGGACGCCGCAGCCAGTGGAGATCATGGACACCTCCGCCAGCTGCGACGAGTCCTCTGACGCTCACCTGCAGTGGGCCGAGGCCTTCGTTGTTGTCTACTCCGTCACAGACAAGGAATCCTACAGATGGGCCGCTAGCACAGTTCAG GAACTATCAGAACGGCGAGCAGCGTCATGTGTTTTGATGCTAGGAAACAAGAGCGATTTGCATCACCTCCGCGAAGTCGAGGAAGTGGAAGCCAAgtccctctcgctcactcacgGTGCTCGGTTCTTCGAGGTTTCGACGGCGGAGAGCTGCGTTCCCCTTACGGGAGTCCTCGACCACTTCCTGAAGGAGGTCAAGATGCAGCGCACCATCGCCAGCGGCAGTAACATCAACAACGGGTCTCCCAAGCAGAGGAAGCTCTCGGTCACGCGGATGCTCGGGTCGCTCATCGGCCGCCACTCGCCGCCCCCGCAGCCCATTACCGAGCTCATCATTCTGGACAAGGAAGAGCGCAGCAAGCTGGTCAGATGCAGCCGGCAGATATGA